GGGCGCAATGGCGCTTCGTGCTCAGGCCGGCACCTCGGACCTGACCAGCAAGGCGTTCGAGCGCTCCGCCAATGCCTTCGAAGCTCTTGTTCGCAATGGTGATCCGGAATCGCATGATCGAGGCTTCCGCCGCACCATCGCTACCGCAGCCTATCATCTCGCCGGATTTTCAGCCGTTGCCTATTCGCTCTTCAACGAGACCGCGGGCGACCTCAACACCTCACCCGGCGAAACAGCGATCCAACATCTGATCCTGCGCGATCTCGGCCAATTGCGCGGCTTCGTTCGCGATTGGCTGGACAACGACGATCACAACGATGAGCAGATCGCGGAGGTTCTGCGGGGTGAAGAGCCCGATGTCGATGAAGCTCTGTCGACCATCCTCAACACGACGATCTGCCGGGCGCTGGCGTATTTTGATTTCGCGCTTGAGACGGGCGAAACCGAGCCGATCGAGACAGCAAGGGCATTGCTCGACGTCGCGGTCAGTCTTGCAGACAATGCGGAGAATGTCCCCCTGTGGTGGATCTCGAACCTATGTCGTCACCTTATCGATGACCTGTGGCAGCATTCCCTGCACGAAAATCTGCCGACCGAGCCACCGGAAGGAACGGAGGAAAAATACCCGGACCTGCGCAGGCTATTCATCTCATCGCTCTATGCTCGCAAAACTTCCGAGGTGGAGTTGTGGCCATCGCAGCGCGAAGCAGCCCGGCGCTCCACCGACGTCACGGACGATCTGGTTGTCGCCTTACCAACCAGCGCAGGTAAAACGCGAGTGGCCGAGATTGCAGCGTTGATGACCCTTTCGTCGGCGCGCCGGGTACTGATTGTCACGCCGCTGCGCGCGCTGTCCGCACAAACCGAGCGATCCTTCAGAAAAACCTTCGCGCCTCTCGGCTTCAGCGTCTCCTCACTTTACGGTGCCAGCGGCCTTTCGGCAGGCGATGAAGACGCATTGCGCACTCGCGAAATCATCATCGCGACACCTGAGAAGCTCGACTTCGCACTGCGAAGCGACCCATCTCTGATAGACGATGTCGGTCTCATCGTCCTCGACGAAGGCCACATGATTGGTCCGAGCGAGCGTGAAATCCGTTATGAGACGCTGGTCCAACGCCTGCTTCGGCGCACGGACGCGGAGAGCCGTAGGATTGTCTGTCTGTCCGCCATCCTGCCCAGCGGCGAAGAGCTAGACGATCTTACGGCATGGATACGCTCCGACGAACCCGGCGCGCCGGTGCTCTCAGACTGGCGTCCGACCCGACAACGATTTGGCACGCTCACTTGGCGGGGCCAAGACGCATTGCTTCGCCTCGATCTGAATCGCAATGGTCCGTTCATCGATAAATTTGTCGTGCAGAAACCGGCTAGAGGCAAAGAAAAATTACCCTACCCACGCAAGACGTCGCATCTCACCTTGTTCGCTGCATGGGAGTTCGCCGGCCAAGGAAAGAGGACGCTGATCTTTTCAACCCAAGCCAATTGGGTCGAAGGCTTCGGCAAACAAGTCGTGGACCTCTGCAAGCGTGGATATTTGGGCTCACTGCTGGAGGATGAGGCACCGATTGCCCGCGCTCTTGAGGTCGGCAAGGAGTGGTTGGGAGAAGACCACCCCGCCGTTGCCAGTCTGAAGGTAGGCGTCGCGATCCATCACGGTCGGCTTCCGAGCCCATTCCTGCGCGAATTGGAAACGCTGCTGTCCGAGGGCGTCTTGAAGGTCATCGTTGCATCGCCGACGCTCTCCCAAGGCCTCAATCTCAACGCTGCAGTTATGCTGGTGCCGTATCTGGTCCGCAGAGGCGAGAAGATCAAAGGCGAGGAGTTCGCAAATGTCGCCGGGCGAGCCGGCCGCGCTTTCGTGGACGTCGAAGGCCTCATCGTTCACGTGATGTTCGACAAGATCAGATGGCGAGAAAGAGAGTGGCGTGAGTTGGTTGCCTCCGCCAAGGCCCGCACACTGAAGAGCGGCCTCATCCAAATCGTCGCAGAGATCCTTGAGCGCCTGGCTCGTGAAGGCGTTCTGGAGCGCGATGACGCATGGGAATATCTCGCCAACGCCCGCGAAGCCTGGAGATCGCCAGCGGAGGAAGCCGCAGTCGCCGAGCGCTTGGCAGCCGGCGCGGAATATGACGCAGATGGCGGTGAAGATGAAGGCGGTGATGACGAGGGGGAGACCATCGACGAGGAACCGCTTTCGCAAATCGTTGAACGCCTCGATGCGACTGTTTTCGGATTGATCGAAGCGCTGGACGCCGACCGGGCGGATCTGCCAACGCTCTTGGACGAGGCGCTCAAAGGGTCGCTCTGGGCCCGCCAGATAGCCCGAGAGGACGAGGACATCGCGCCATTGCACAAGAAGGTGTTCGAGGCGCGCGCTGAACTCATATGGAAGTCCACTACAACGGATGCGCGGCGTGGACATTTCGCGATGGGTGTCGGGCTCGAGGCTGGGCTCGCCATTGATGCCATGGCAGACGAATTGGCCGATCTCCTCGATCAAGCCGACGCTGCTGCGCTGAGTGGCGATGTCGACGAACTTGTCGACGCCCTCTGTGGTCTCGGGGAACGCTTGTTGTTCATGCGGCCTTTCATTCCCGACAAGACGAACGCGCTACCGGGCAATTGGAAGGACATCCTGCGCCGTTGGGTGTCTGGCGACGATGTCGCCAATATTGGGCCTCAGAATATGCGGGCTGTCGAAGAGGCCTTCACCTATCGTTTGGTCTGGGCCTTGGAAGCTGTTCGTACCCGCCGCATGTCCCTCGGCTGGTCTCCAGAAACAGTGGTGGGGGGCGCCGCAGCAGCGGTCGAAACCGGCGTTCCACAATTCATGATGTCGATGCTGATCCGCGCGGGCCTTCCATCACGGCGCGCAGCCATGGCGGCAATCGAGGATGCCGAGCCAGCCTTCGTCACGCCCGCGGAGATGAGGGCCTGGCTCGAATCCGACGAGATCACAGCTTACACCGATGCTGGTGATTGGCCGACCCCCGACACGGCAGCGCTATGGGCGCGGTTCCGAACGGAGGCCCTGAGTGGCGGCATTCAGAAATGGTCGGTCGAACACTACAAGCGCCTGCTCGACACCGCGACCGCCCCACCTGCCGGCCTCTATCGGATTGTCACAGACGATGGAGATGGGCGGACCTGGATGGCGACGCCTGACTATCAGCGGGTGGCGGCATTCAAGAAATCGGCACTTGATCCGAAGCCCAGCCTGTTCTCGGGGCGGCTGCCGGGCAATACTAGGTTGGTGGAAGCGTTGCGCGTCGGCCGTGGGAAACTGCGCTGGCCACGGGCCAACACGTAGAGGAGAACCTACGAGATAATTTCCGCTATTTTTCGTTGGAAGGCTGAAAATATCCTGCTCTTAGGTCACTAATACTTTCAGAGTGCTTAGGCAGCTGCAAGGAGATGCGCTGATTCTTTCCCATCCGCCGCTGCGAAGAAAATTCTACGCGCTGGATGGCATCGATATCGCCGGATGAATACTCGACCCTGTTGGCCTCATCGAAAGGAATGTGTTCTGCCTCTACCCAGAGAGCAACGGTGAGTATCACGTCTCCCAACCGAACGGGTCCGTCGGGAGTCGTGACGGTCACCTCGCCGGGATAGGGAAAGCACACCGTTCGGAAAACGGGTGACTGGGCCCTTTCTATGCCTTCAAACGGATCAGTTGCCTCCTGAAGCTGGAGCCAAAGATCGTTCAAAGACCAGGCCGCGCCGGTCTCCTCGTTACGAAAGATGGATGCGAAAGGGTCCGTGTCCTCGGGTAGCGTACAGTCAACATCCGACGGCTCTGGCATCTTCCAATCGAGCGAGTGAAATTTTCGAATACCGACTCGTGTGATGGCGCACGCTTTGTGCCAGAAGAGCACGAAGTCTACCTGCAGCAATGAATTGACATCCTCAATCCCGATTTCCGAGAGCTTTCGAAGAGAAACACCACTTTGCTCGGCGACCTTCTGGGCACTGTCGGTAAAGCCTGACGCACTAACCGCGATTGTACGATCTGCACCAATCGCCTTTTTCTTTGCGGCCAGTTGCTCGATCCAGGTGACATCCTGAATTGCAGTCCTTCGCCGACACTCGATCGTCAAAAGGACTCCGGCGGAGCCAATCCGCGTACGGATACTTGCATCGACCTCTCGCAGCTGACCTGTAATCTTGCATCTGATACGATCAGGAGAGGTAACAGTCACATTTCCGGGGTCTGCATCAGCCTCTATTCGCGCAACCAGACGCTCGAATTCACGCCATTCAGGATCTTGGCCTTCGCTGGCGCTCATCTTTTGCGACGCTTTCCGTCCGCACCGGCATCGAAGAACATCGGGAAGAAGCTGCGCTGTGTCTTCACCTTGATGACGTCATTGATCCCAATCGTGTTTGCTTTCCGTCGCTCACCGCCTGCAGGTGTAATGACTTCAAGATCCGGGTTCTCGATAATCGCCGTATGAATGTCATCGGCGTGAGCGGGTGTGACGTTGTAGATGCTCTCGTAGAAATCCATGACGGGCATCGCATCACCAGTCTCAGTCACAAGACGCGGAATATCTCCCAGGAGTTGGCTCTTCGCGGACGCCCGGGCATCACTGTCGAACAGATAGAGCATGCCTTCGTCATGCCGCGGATCATAAGACAGCATGTTGAGGCCGGACCGACCGAAATGTGCCTGCATCGTTGCATTGTCATGCAGGATGTTGTTGTAGACCTGCCGCGCACGGCAAGCGTTGGCGAAGTGAATGAGCCAATACCGCCAGCCACCAGGGTTATTAATCGAGAACGGGCTTACATAGGGAGCGCATCTCCGGAAGACGTCAAAAACGATTTTTTCAGCCGTGCCGAGCCAGTCATTCTTGCTCATGACCCCGTTCAGTTCACCAATATCGGCGGTCTTGAGCCCAAGATAGTCCAGTCGGGCAGTGAGTTGATCTGGTTGGTCCTTTTTCAAAAAGGCCAACAGAGAACTGATCATGAACGTGTAGAAGATCTCAGCCGCTGGATAGGTCCGCATGATGTCGACGATCGTGTCACGCTCGACGTGGCTATCCCCGCACTGGTCTAAGTTGAACAATACGCTTCGATAACGGCCCTGCTCCAGCAACGCCCTGGTTTTCGGGTAAGCTTTCTCGAAGAACTCATTCAGGTACTCCACGCGAAGATGCAGCTTCGGGCATGTTTCCGCGATATCTGCCTGCAGTGGCGCGACATGGGTCTTCAATAGTTCGATCGCATCCCGGCTGGCATCATTAAAAATGAGAAGACACTCGACCTCAATAGCGCCCAAACCTTGCGCCACCCGCTGTGTGTTGACCGCTTCAGTCGCGCGCCTGAGTTCTTCAATGAAAATCAGCGGGGACCCGGGCGTTCCGCACTGGTAACGCCCCCCACCAGCAAAACCATCGACTATTGCAAGCCTGAAACGTTCCTGTTGGGGTAATTTGCAGCGAACGGTAAGATAATCAAAGACGTACTCACGAAGAATCTTGTGTTTGCGCCGCGAATGCTCTTCGAGCTTCGCACCATCTGCCCATTCGTATCTTTTTTCGACCATGTTGCCTCCCCGCCTATCTCTAAACTCTTACACAACCGCTTGCGGGGCGGCAGGCATTTCGTCCCAGGTGCGTCCACGATATTCTCGCCCGTTGGCCTTCTTCGAGCGCTTCTTGTTGTCCTTGCCCCAAGTTCCCCACTGTTTGAAGAAAAATGCCGTCCCTGCCGTAAGGCATTGGGCATGTATTTCATCAATCCATTCTTCGCGAATTGGACGGGCGGACTTTCCGCTTTCGCCGCCCACAATCGCCCAGTGAATATCCTGAAGATCAATTGCGCCAACGGCACCAATCAGCGGCTCAAAAGAAATGAAGCGGATCGCTGCAGGTGACCGGCGGAGGTCATCGATGCGATCAACGACTTCAGCGTTTTCGATGCTCGTACCAAGCCAAACGTTGGGCAGGACCTCTCCGATGCGGTCGCTGACCAGCTCTGCCATACGCTCGGGACGCTTGGTCAGAATCTGGTAGTTATGGCGTGGCGTTTCACGCATGACTTGCCAAACGTCCAATATGAATTCATCAGTCACCTGGTCATGGAAGAGGTCACTCATCGAGTTAACGAAGATCTTTCGGGGCTTGCGCCATCTGTGGGGAATCGTCAGTGCCTGCCGATCCTCACGCACGACTCCATTCCAAACGGTCCTCCGACCCGTCTTGCGAGTTAGTCCTGCATATTTCTGGACACCCATCGCTTCGAGCCGCTTGGCCATTTCCATCGCATAACAATGGGTGCAGCCGGCTGTAACGATCGAACACCCCGCTACCGGATTCCACGTGGCATCTGTCCATTCAATCTGTGTTTCAGCCATGTCGGCCTCCCGCGCATTCATCGTTCCGGCAGCACATCAGTCAGTACCGCGTAACGGGTTGATGAACTGGATATCGGAGAAATCTTTTTCGTTTTCTGTTACCACCACGCAATCGTTGGCTCCCGCGACGGCGGCGATAATCACATCCAACGTGCTCCGCGGACGACCCGTAGACGTCCCATCCGCCATAAGTCGTGCCCATATCAAGGCAGCCTTGTCGTCAAAGTCCAAGATTCGGTCCATGAACAATTCCTGCGGGCCTTCCGGCCCTGAAAACCAAGCATCAAGTGCATCGCGCTTCTTGCCACGTGGTTTTTCCAGAATGCCGCGTCGGATTTCGGCTATGGTCAGCGATGCGATGAAGAGGTCCTCATCCCGCTGAGCTTCCATCCATTTCATTAGAGGTTCAGATGGCTTCGGCTTGACGATATTGCTGATGATGTTGGTGTCTAGAAGGTAACGGCTCACAGATCGACCCTTCGCCCTTCATCGCGCGAGCGCGAGAACTCGACTTCGGCTCCAACCAGGGGCGAACGGCGCAAGGCGGACAGAATACTACCGGACTTCGGCGGCTCATCCGCCACGACAGCCTTCACCGCGGCGCGCGCCTCTTCCGCTTCTGGCCCCTCTTCGGCCAAACGGCGAGCAAGCGAGCGGATCAGTTCGCGGTCGGTTTCGAGAGCCATGACTTCGAAACGTTTGAAGCCGCGCTGTGTCAGGCGCGCGCGGTAATTCTTGATCGCTCGTTTCTGTGCAGCGTTGCTCATCGCCGATCTCCATGCTATATCAGGATATATATACCAAGAAACACTGGCTTTTCAACTGCCGTGCCGAAGAGCAAGCAGTCACGCCAAGTTGGACGCGAGCCCGGAATGTGCCACAGGGTCCGACGTCAAGGCAGCATGGGTTAGATGTACATCGCGATCAAACAGACAATAGAGATTTTGCCCGCCGTTATTCACGACGAGGCTATATCCGTTTCTACGATCCGGCACGACGTAATGCGCCAGAAACGCCGACAACACGCTGTTTTTACATACTATTTTTCCTTGAGCAATCACTTCGAAATGTCATTCTTTGTCTTGCGCACCTCAACGCGCGAGAAACGGATGGCGACCTCTTGGCACGACAGCGACAAACCAAAGCGGAGACACTGCATCTCTCCGTCGAAGCTGCGGACACCGACGCCGCGTGTCTCTCGGGCGCCGAGCCGGATGCCCGCCTCCGCGATCTGGTCCGCCTCTTGGCCCGTCAGGCCGCCCGCGACTTTGTCAGCGCCGAGACGGCCCATCATGAACAGGACCGCCTCCCCAAGTAAGGAGGCCGCCGTATGAAGGTTGCGCTCTACGCTCGCTATTCGTCCGACAATCAGCGCGATGCCTCGATTGCAGATCAGTTCCGGATGTGTCGGCTCTACGCCGAGAAGCAGGGCTGGCAGATCGTCGAGGAATACTCGGACCATGCAATCTCGGGCGCCTCACTGCTCCGACCAGGCATTCAGGCCCTAATCTCCGATGCCGCACACGGCCGCTTCAACGTGATCCTCGCAGAGGCGATGGACCGACTCTCCCGGGACCAAGAAGATATCGCCGGCATCTTCAAGCGCATGTCCTATGCTGATGTGAAGCTCGTTACCCTTTCCGAAGGCGAGGTCACGCATCTGCATGTCGGCCTTAAGGGTACAATGAACGCGCTGTTCCTCAAGGATCTCGCCGACAAGACTCGCCGTGGCCTGCGCGGCCGGGTTGAGAGCGGAAAATCCGGAGGCGGTCTCTGCTACGGATATAACGTCGTACGCACCGCCGATCCGGACGAGCGCGGTCACCGGGAGATCAACACCGCCGAGGCAGGCATCATCCAGCGCATCTTCAAGGATTATCTTGAAGGCAAGTCCTCCCGCACCATTGCCATGACGCTGAATCGTGAGGGCGTCCCTGGGCCGCAAGGCAAAGAATGGGGGCCCTCCACAATCCACGGAAACCCCAAGCGTGGCACAGGCATCCTGAACAATGAGCTCTATATCGGCAAGCTGGTCTGGAATCGCCTGCGCTACATGAAGGATCCGGATACCGGCAAGCGCGTCTCGCGCCCCAACCCGGAGAGCGAATGGGTCGTTCAGGAGGTGCCGGAGCTCGCATTCATTGACCAGTCCCTATGGGATGCCGTGAAGGCGCGGCAAGCCAGCCTTGCCTTTGACAAATCCGAGAAGAGTTCAAACCCTATGAACAACCGGCGTCGCCCAAAGCACCTTTTCGGGGGGCTTATAAAGTGCGGCTGCTGCGGAGGGGGATACTCGATGATCTCGAAAGACCTCATGGGGTGCTCAACGGCCCGCAACAAGGGCACTTGTGACAACCGAGTGAACATCCGACGCGATGCACTGGAGGCTTCGATTCTGAACGGCCTCAGGAAGCATCTGATGGAACCTGAACTGTTCAAGGAATTCTGTGCCGAGTTCACAAAGGAGGTAAACCGCCTTCGCATGGAACGCGGAGCTGATCTGGAAGTATGGAAGAGTGAGCTGGAGCGCACTGATAGGGAGCTGGACAAAATGGTAGATGCCATTTTGCAGGGATTTCCGCCAGCCAAGCTGAAGGACAAGGCCGAGAAGCTTGAGACGCGCAAAGCCGAACTAACCGAACTCTTGGCCAATGCCGACGAGCCTCCGCCCTTGCTGCACCCGAACATGGCGCAGATCTACCAGGATCGGATCGGCCAGCTCTATGAGAATCTCCAGCGCGAAGAAGAGCGAGCACAAGCTGCCGAGGTGTTTCGTTCCCTTGTGGATCAAGTGACCCTTATCCCGGAGGACGGCGAACTTGCCATTGTGCTGCGTGGAGATCTGGGTGCCATCCTGCGCTTTGCTGCAGGAAAGAAAAACCCCGACTTCCTTTCGGAGACCGAGGCTTTTGACAACCTGCTATCGCAGGGATCGTTGGTTGCGGGAGGGCGCAACAGACGATCACTGCGGAATGGGGGTATGAATGCAAAAACCCCCGCGACGGTGTCAACGGAGGTTTCGCAAGTATCGTTGGTTGCGGGGGTAGGATTTGAACCTACGACCTTCAGGTTATGAGCCTGACGAGCTACCGGGCTGCTCCACCCCGCGCCAATGCGGGGTAACTATCCAGCTTTGCGGCGGGTTGCAAGGGGGTGAAGCGACCTTTGTAACCGTTATTTAAAATCGACAGAAAATTAGCGCCAGAAAGCGATAACGCCAAACTTTCCTGCCCGACGGAAGGGCAGATTAATCTTTTATTACCGGAGGCTTACGCCCCCTCTGTCGCCTGCATCACAGCGCGGTCGGCCACATGGCACGCAGCGTGATCGGATCGGCCCGCCCCCTTTCGCTGACGCCTGCTCAACGGCATTTCTTCTGCGCGGCGCAATCATGGCTTGGAGATGCACGTTTTGCGTGCTTAAACTTCTTGAAATTTTTACGGAGATTGCGTTGAGCCATTCGCTTCAGACCTTGCTGGAAGGGATTTACGCCTCTGTGCTCGAAGCACGGCGCTTCGTGAACCTCCAGCATCTCCAGCTCTTCCAGTCCTATTTCGAGACAAAGATCGTCAAGGATCCCGCCACGGGAGAGGAGGTCGAAGTCTATGTGCCCCGGTTGCTGGCGATGGCGACCAGCCGGGGTGTCGGGGCAGACGAACGCTATGACATCATCGAGGCCCCGGCGATCACGCTTGTGCCCATGTCGACGTTGAATATCGACACGCTGGAGATCGAGTTCGAAGCAAAACTTGCCAGTTTCGAAATCAAGCCGCGCGAGGACGACACCGAAAAAGAGGCGCCGGAAGAGAACACAGAGGACAAGCCGGAAGAGCCTGAACAGGCCGAAGCGGAGGAGGAGGACACCTTCACGGTCATCCGCCGCACGATCGACGATCTCTTCGATACCGCCAGCGAAATCACCGTGATGACCAAGGGCGACAGCTTTGAATCCAGCGCATCGCCCGCCAAGGTGAAGGTCACCTTCAAGATGACCAACCCGCCGGAAGGCGTCGAACTCATTCAGGAACAACTGCTCGATTATTTAAGATCATCATCATAAGGGGGACACCCATGGCGAAGGCACCTGCAACCAATGGCGACGGCAATGGCTCGGGCGGAGGCGGCGGCACCGAAATCGGCAACGAGCTGAGCGGGGTTCCCTTGGAATATCTCATCGGTGCGCCGCTGGCCGCCGCGATCAAGGCGCAGAAGCAGCTGGGCCACGAGATGATCAATTTCATCAATATGCTGGCCTATGGCAAGGAAGGCGCCACAGGCAATGCCGGCAACAAGACGGTGATGACCCTGCCGCTGGAGCTGGAGCGCCCGGTGACCGAAGCGGACGGGTCGATTTCGACCCACAAGGTCACGGTGGCGCCGCCGGTGCTGGGGCTGGTGCCGATCCCGTCCCTGCTGATCGAGTCGGTGGATATTAATTTCACCATGGAAATCAATTCGGTGACCGGGTCTAAGGAAAACCAGGACACGGAAACCAATGTGAATGCGAAAGCCGAGGCAAACGGGCTGTTCTACAGCGGCAGCCTCGAGGTCAGCGGCAAGGTGGCGACCCAGCGCGAGAATACGCGCTCGACGGACAAGTCGGCGAAATACGACATCACAGTTCATGCCAGTCAGCAGCCGCCGACGGAAGGCATGGCACGGTTGATGGATCTGCTGGCGAGTGCGGTCGAGCCGATCAGCACGACCAAGGCCTAAATCAGCCAATGCGGGGGCCGAAACCCGAACAGCATGCAGCTTTTTACCAGAGGGCTGTCGGACAGGTTTATTTCGTCCGGAGTGAAAATGGAAAATGCTATGAGTATCGGATTTCGAAACATGGCAAACTTTCCGGGAAGGTTTTGACGAAAAAGCTCGTTCCAACGCACAATATGGTCCAGTTCGGACATGTTAACCGCAAAGAAAGTCTGAGGTTCAGCAATTCCGTCGCGCATCTGAGCGAGCTCCAAAGCAATTTCGATGCGACCTGGGCATTGCCGCATCGTGGCATCGGTTCTGCAGGCTGGCATGCATTGCCTCCAGGTCGGAACAAGAGCGACCGCGTCCCCAATCAAGGCATGAAAGGCGCGATGCAGACGCTTAATCCGGCTTCGAGTACATTCTCCGCTGGTGAATATGCGAAGTTTCTCGAAGATCCACCGCGCAACTATCCGCTGGTTCATGGCGCGACCTGGCATTGGTGCCATCTGATCTCACATGGGCTTGGCGGGGGGAACGGACCGGGGAATGTTGTCGCAGGCACGAAGCAGAACAATGGCGAACAAATGGCCATTGAAAATGCCTTGGCATTATACAGAAGCGAGCAACTCGCGGAATTTTCCTTCAGGGTTCGCGCAATCAACACCGATATCGGGCCCGGACGGCATATGGGGAAAGTCATATGCTACGAGATAAGATGCGAAACGGTCGCACCGGCATATGGGCTTCTAAGCTTTTTTCTGGATTGCCAGCCAAAGCGACACACGCTCACACCCGTTCATTTTTACACCGTTTATAGAGATGTCGTCAGGTGGATGAACCGCAGCCTCGAACGCTCCTATAAATATCTGGAAGTCTCCCCTTCGATGCGGCGACGGATTCGAGCGTATGATATGAAGAGATAAAACACGCAAAAAGCGCCCTATGGGCGCTTTTGTTGGGTTCTCGTTTTCATCGATTAGAGAGACATTTGGTATTTACTAGGTTTGGCGGTGACCTACTCTCCCACGACTTGAGTCGCAGTACCATTGGCGCAACGGCACTTAACGGCCGGGTTCGGAATGGGACCGGGTGTTTTGCTCGCGCTATGACCACCAAACCGAGGAAATACCAAATCGCTACGCGATTTGGTATTTGCGGGAGGCAGCGTTTCGTCGCAGACGATAACGCGTTCCCGCACCTATCCATTTCAGGCGCAGCGATCAAATCACGTTGTCCAAGTCACACTTTATTGGTGTGTATGCTTCTGACCAGTTTTCAGATAGGTGTGAGCCTGTCTGTTACTGGATCAAATCAAGCCTATCGGGCCATTAGTACCGGTCAACTGAACATGTTACCATGCTTACATCTCCGGCCTATCGACGTGGTGGTCTACCACGGCCCTCAGGGATACCTTGTTTTGAGGGGGGCTTCCCGCTTAGATGCCTTCAGCGGTTATCCTGTCCGATCATAGCTACCCAGCACTGCCGTTGGCACGACAACTGGTCCACCAGTGGATCGTTCACCCCGGTCCTCTCGTACTAGGGGCAACTCCTCTCAAGTATCCTACACCCACGGCAGATAGGGACCGAACTGTCTCACGACGTTCTAAACCCAGCTCACGTACCTCTTTAAACGGCGAACAGCCGTACCCTTGGGACCTGCTCCAGCCCCAGGATGAGATGAGCCGACATCGAGGTGCCAAACACTGCCGTCGATATGGACTCTTGGGCAGTATCAGCCTGTTATCCCCGGCGTACCTTTTATCCGTTGAGCGATGGCCCTCCCACTTGGGACCACCGGATCACTATGGCCGTCTTTCGACTCTGCTCGACTTGTCAGTCTTGCAGTCAGGCTGGCTTCTGCCATTGCACTCAACGAGCGATTTCCGACCGCTCTGAGCCAACCTTCGCGCGCCTCCGTTACGCTTTAGGAGGCGACCGCCCCAGTCAAACTACCCGCCACGCAGGGTCCCGGATCCCGATGAGGGACCGCGGTTAGACATCAAGAGTGCGAAGGGTGGTATCTCATCTTTCGGCTCCACAGAGACTGGCGTCCCTGCTTCGAAGCCTACCACCTATCCTGCACATCACAATCCTGATGCCAGTGCGAAGCTGTAGTAAAGGTGCACGGGGTCTTTCCGTCTAACCGCGGGAAGCCTGCATCTTGACAGGCAATTCAATTTCGCTGAGTCGATGTTGGAGACAGCGGGGAAGTCGTTACGCCATTCGTGCAGGTCGGAACTTACCCGACAAGGAATTTCGCTACCTTAGGACCGTTATAGTTACGGCCGCCGTTTACCCGGGCTTCAATTCAGAGCTCTCACTCCTCCTTTTAACCTTCAGGCACCGGGCAGGCGTCAGACCCTATACGTCGTCTTGCGACTTCGCAGAGCCCTGTGTTTTTAGTAAACAGTCGCCACCCCCTGGTTTGTGCCCCCAGCCACTAGTTGCCTA
The window above is part of the Salipiger abyssi genome. Proteins encoded here:
- a CDS encoding recombinase family protein is translated as MADQFRMCRLYAEKQGWQIVEEYSDHAISGASLLRPGIQALISDAAHGRFNVILAEAMDRLSRDQEDIAGIFKRMSYADVKLVTLSEGEVTHLHVGLKGTMNALFLKDLADKTRRGLRGRVESGKSGGGLCYGYNVVRTADPDERGHREINTAEAGIIQRIFKDYLEGKSSRTIAMTLNREGVPGPQGKEWGPSTIHGNPKRGTGILNNELYIGKLVWNRLRYMKDPDTGKRVSRPNPESEWVVQEVPELAFIDQSLWDAVKARQASLAFDKSEKSSNPMNNRRRPKHLFGGLIKCGCCGGGYSMISKDLMGCSTARNKGTCDNRVNIRRDALEASILNGLRKHLMEPELFKEFCAEFTKEVNRLRMERGADLEVWKSELERTDRELDKMVDAILQGFPPAKLKDKAEKLETRKAELTELLANADEPPPLLHPNMAQIYQDRIGQLYENLQREEERAQAAEVFRSLVDQVTLIPEDGELAIVLRGDLGAILRFAAGKKNPDFLSETEAFDNLLSQGSLVAGGRNRRSLRNGGMNAKTPATVSTEVSQVSLVAGVGFEPTTFRL
- a CDS encoding DUF2589 domain-containing protein, whose translation is MSHSLQTLLEGIYASVLEARRFVNLQHLQLFQSYFETKIVKDPATGEEVEVYVPRLLAMATSRGVGADERYDIIEAPAITLVPMSTLNIDTLEIEFEAKLASFEIKPREDDTEKEAPEENTEDKPEEPEQAEAEEEDTFTVIRRTIDDLFDTASEITVMTKGDSFESSASPAKVKVTFKMTNPPEGVELIQEQLLDYLRSSS
- a CDS encoding DUF2589 domain-containing protein; its protein translation is MAKAPATNGDGNGSGGGGGTEIGNELSGVPLEYLIGAPLAAAIKAQKQLGHEMINFINMLAYGKEGATGNAGNKTVMTLPLELERPVTEADGSISTHKVTVAPPVLGLVPIPSLLIESVDINFTMEINSVTGSKENQDTETNVNAKAEANGLFYSGSLEVSGKVATQRENTRSTDKSAKYDITVHASQQPPTEGMARLMDLLASAVEPISTTKA